The following are encoded in a window of Primulina eburnea isolate SZY01 chromosome 4, ASM2296580v1, whole genome shotgun sequence genomic DNA:
- the LOC140830001 gene encoding transcriptional regulator SUPERMAN-like, with the protein MERSRICSGRNTKQQQSDNSTGSIQEMNVYKFKGKWDFFHEFKNNNKNAEDNQVGAGFSWLPRCYSCSFCRREFRSAQALGGHMNVHRRDRARLRQFSPPKINQNFDPNPSFMSSHWTRFPHHTSPLPPLFPSSHSHLSSCLDSNHASFERSREEGALFENLKPSAGDLMKMESQKSFNSVEKLGSFVCEKGCENIVKKDLVILDQLEIGLISQYSQGELDLELRLGYT; encoded by the coding sequence ATGGAGCGATCAAGAATCTGTTCGGGCAGAAATACAAAGCAGCAACAGAGCGACAATAGTACAGGAAGCATTCAAGAAATGAACGTTTACAAGTTCAAGGGAAAATGGGATTTTTTCCACGAGTTcaaaaacaacaataaaaatgCAGAGGACAACCAAGTTGGAGCTGGATTTTCATGGCTTCCAAGATGCTATTCATGCAGTTTCTGCAGAAGGGAATTTAGATCTGCTCAAGCTCTAGGGGGACACATGAACGTTCACAGAAGGGATAGAGCAAGATTGAGGCAATTTTCTCCGCCGAAGATTAACCAAAATTTTGATCCTAACCCTAGTTTTATGTCATCTCACTGGACAAGATTCCCTCATCACACTTCTCCGTTGCCTCCATTGTTCCCTTCTTCTCATTCCCATTTGTCTTCATGTTTAGACAGTAACCATGCTAGTTTCGAGAGATCGAGGGAGGAAGGTGCTTTGTTTGAGAACTTGAAGCCGAGTGCAGGGGATTTGATGAAGATGGAGTCTCAGAAATCCTTTAATAGTGTCGAAAAGCTGGGTTCATTTGTTTGTGAAAAAGGGTGTGAAAATATTGTGAAGAAAGATTTGGTGATATTGGACCAGCTGGAAATTGGTTTGATTAGCCAATACTCTCAAGGGGAACTGGATTTGGAACTTCGACTAGGGTACACTTAA
- the LOC140829497 gene encoding uncharacterized protein isoform X6 yields the protein MDNNLPFKIGDLAEARTFEHGYRGAWFRCKIIEISTREGNAGHISEYYDFPDEKLEWTEFYQTNPYRVGRTRERKELMLRPPYPPFYSKSQMPLVSEISEVTVIVDEAWKVGDLVDWWTTDCYWSGRIEALLGDCKATLKLRRPPHGEGKTYEVLYKDLRPSLDWSPQRGWTVPTQGGKHGRVCARIIEPLNQMLPFSKAHKAGQETMSDREKDESKDKRTPNIQTQGSEDRRMSETSNTQRRSSEDRRTSEQSDDPHKEHGAGGRVALNSVETNTLEATIMDLEELVCKVKWIKKILGHGVSFSDSVRPEWEFVDKSPASSAPK from the exons ATTATAGAGATCTCCACGAGAGAAGGGAAtgctggacatatctcagaatattaTGACTTCCCTGATGAAA AACTGGAATGGACTGAGTTCTATCAGACGAATCCTTATCGTGTGGGGAGAACAAGAGAAAGAAAAGAATTGATGTTACGTCCACCCTACCCACCCTTCTACAGTAAAAGCCAAATGCCTCTTGTCAGTGAGATTTCAGAGGTGACTGTGATTGTTGATGAAGCATGGAAGGTCGGGGATTTAGTGGACTGGTGGACTACTGACTGTTATTGGTCCGGGAGAATTGAGGCGTTATTGGGCGATTGCAAAGCCACA CTTAAACTAAGAAGACCGCCACATGGTGAAGGCAAAACCTATGAAGTTCTTTATAAGGATTTACGCCCATCTCTAGATTGGTCTCCACAACGTGGTTGGACTGTGCCCACTCAG GGTGGAAAACATGGTCGTGTTTGTGCTCGGATTATTGAACCTCTAAATCAAA TGCTTCCATTTTCTAAAGCCCACAAAGCAGGTCAAGAAACCATGTCTGATCGTGAAAAAGATGAATCGAAGGACAAGAGAACACCAAATATTCAGACTCAAGGTTCTGAAGACAGAAGAATGTCAGAAACATCAAATACTCAGAGACGAAGTTCTGAAGACAGAAGAACGTCAGAACAATCCGATGATCCCCATAAGGAGCATGGAGCTGGTGGCAGGGTCGCCCTTAACTCCGTGGAGACCAACACATTAGAGGCAACAATAATGGACTTGGAAGAACTTGTTTGTAAGGTTAAATGGATCAAGAAAATTTTAGGACACGGGGTTTCTTTTTCTGATAGTGTGAGGCCTGAATGGGAGTTTGTGGATAAGTCTCCTGCCTCTTCGGCGCCCAAGTAA
- the LOC140830002 gene encoding LOW QUALITY PROTEIN: serine/threonine-protein kinase BLUS1-like (The sequence of the model RefSeq protein was modified relative to this genomic sequence to represent the inferred CDS: deleted 2 bases in 2 codons) yields the protein MYNKDQKEEDDSTRNNQYPLDSRCYEILDEIGRGVSAIVYKAICIPLNSSVVAIKAIDLEKTRADLDGVRRESKIMTLLCHPNILRAHCSFTVESQLWVVMPFISCGSLQSIISSSFPDGLAEPYIATVLKETLSALSYLHGQGHLHRDIKAGNILVDSNGSVKLADFGVSASVYEWNSSSMILTDVAGTPYWMAPEVIHSHTGYSFKADIWSFGITAMELAHGRPPLSHLPPFKSLIMKITKRFRFSDHYEKGKDGKGKKFSKSFKDMVGLCLDQDPSKRPSADKLLKHSFFKNCKGSDYLVKNVLQRLASVEKRYKGEKIQRALSLNRSDDADADDENVCEFLPENGKQRRISGWNFNEEGFELEPVFKNCIGGDQRGLKQVSFGVETMLQENRSNVDVQNGAGVDKGVVMDSLLVLKKSLDCQRQQVVQMITSMCLEAESVETMGISREEQMIQVIEELRMEVENEKKKRFAVEMELEFLKLQLTS from the exons atgtacaacaaaGATCAGAAAGAAGAAGATGATTCAACCCGAAATAATCAGTATCCTCTTGACTCAAGGTGCTACGAAATCCTTGATGAAATCGGGAGAGGAGTTAGTGCAATTGTGTACAAAGCAATATGCATTCCATTAAACTCTTCAGTTGTCGCAATCAAAGCCATTGATTTGGAAAAAACGAGAGCAGATTTGGATGGCGTAAGACGCGAGTCCAAGATCATGACACTTCTGTGCCACCCCAATATCCTCAGAGCTCACTGTTCCTTCACTGTAGAAAGCCAGCTTTGGGTGGTGATGCCGTTCATTTCCTGCGGTTCTCTGCAGTCGATTATTTCTTCTTCATTCCCTGACGGATTGGCAGAACCCTACATCGCGACGGTTCTTAAAGAAACTTTAAGCGCCTTGTCATATCTACACGGGCAAGGCCATTTGCATAGAGATATTAAGGCAGGAAACATCCTTGTCGATTCGAATGGATCGGTTAAGTTAGCGGATTTCGGGGTTTCGGCCTCGGTTTACGAGTGGAATTCTTCGTCTATGATTCTTACTGATGTGGCCGGGACGCCGTACTGGATGGCACCTGAGGTTATACATTCACACACAGGGTACAGTTTTAAGGCTGATATATGGTCGTTCGGTATCACCGCGATGGAGTTGGCACATGGGAGGCCTCCTTTGTCTCATCTACCTCCTTTCAAATCGTTGATCATGAAGATTACTAAGAGGTTTCGGTTCTCTGATCATTATGAGAAGGGTAAAGATGGAAAGGGAAAGAAATTTTCGAAATCTTTTAAAGATATGGTTGGTTTGTGCCTTGACCAGGATCCTTCAAAGAGGCCATCAGCTGATAAGTTATTGAAGCATTCTTTTTTTAAGAACTGTAAGGGGAGTGATTACTTGGTGAAGAATGTGTTGCAGAGATTGGCAAGTGTTGAAAAAAGGTACAAAGGGGAAAAGATTCAGAGGGCTTTGTCATTGAATAGAAGTGATGACGCCGATGCTGATGATGAAAACGTGTGTGAGTTTCTGCCTGAAAATGGGAAGCAGAGAAGGATCAGTGGGTGGAACTTTAATGAAGAA GGTTTCGAATTGGAGCCTGTTTTCAAAAACTGTATAGGAGGTGATCAAAGAGGTTTGAAACAGGTGAGTTTCGGAGTTGAAACAATGCTTCAAGAAAATAGATCGAATGTCGATGTACAAAATGGT GCAGGTGTTGATAAGGGAGTTGTGATGGACAGTTTGTTGGTTTTGAAGAAGAGTTTGGATTGTCAAAGGCAACAGGTTGTGCAGATGATCACGTCGATGTGCCTGGAAGCTGAAAGCGTAGAGACGATGGGGATCAGCAGGGAAGAGCAGATGATACAGGTGATTGAGGAGCTGAGAATGGAGGTGGAGAATGAGAAGAAGAAGAGGTTTGCTGTGGAGatggaattggagtttcttAAATTGCAGCTTACAAGCTAA
- the LOC140829496 gene encoding protein EIN4-like: MLKTSGFLILSIFILVADAENGFSRCNCDDEGSWSIETLLDCQKVSDFFIAVAYFSIPIELLCFVSCSNVPFKWVLFQFISFIVLCGMTHLLNGWTYGPHPFQLMLALTIFKFLTALVSFATAITLVTLIPLLLKIKVREHMLKKKTWDLDREVGIIKKQKEASWHVRMLTQEIRKSLDRHTILYSTLVELSKTLDLQNCAIWMPDAGRTEVNLTHELKGGNFSIMGNSPVPTSDPDVRKIKGSDGVKILNPMSVLAVASSGGTDEPGAVAAIRMPMLKVSNFKGGTPEMIPACYAILVLVLPDEQGRSWSNEELEIVEVVADQVAVALSHASLLEESQLMRDKLVDQNRALQQAKQDALMASQARNSFQMVMSKGLRSPMHSILGLLSILQDEKLSTQQQLLVNTMAKTSNVLSAVVTDVVDTSAKDNGKFPLQMRPFPLHSMIKEASCLSKCLSVYRGYEFVIEIDKSLPNHVLGDERRVFQVVLHMVRSLLKGSKRGGSLMLRVYPVSGSQGWKERKRGHGRTNSSDGYVYIMLEVGIHHISSRSADNTLPMIPHGYQRYYDGEEGGMSFSACRKLVQLMQGDIWIISNPEGFDEGMALGLRFQVRSSAVTGLLELGESSDRVHSNTLFRGLKILLADADDVNRAVTRKLLEKLGCTVSAVSSGYECLSALGPSTSSCQIVLLDLELPDLDGFEVTMRIRKFRSRSWPLIIALTASDVGQMMDKCCQIGMNGVIQKPGSFQEIANELKHILVQANRNL; this comes from the exons ATGTTAAAGACGTCTGGTTTCTTGATTTTATCCATATTTATTTTGGTAGCTGATGCTGAAAATGGATTCTCCCGTTGCAATTGTGACGACGAGGGATCTTGGAGCATCGAGACTTTGTTGGATTGCCAAAAAGTTAGCGATTTTTTCATCGCAGTGGCCTACTTTTCCATTCCGATAGAGCTACTTTGTTTTGTTAGTTGTTCGAATGTTCCATTTAAATGGGTGCTTTTCCAGTTCATATCCTTCATTGTCCTCTGTGGCATGACTCATTTGCTAAACGGATGGACTTACGGTCCTCACCCCTTTCAGCTGATGCTCGCtctcacaattttcaaattccTGACAGCTTTAGTTTCATTTGCCACTGCCATAACCCTCGTCACCCTTATTCCCTTGTTGCTCAAAATCAAGGTGAGAGAGCATATGTTGAAGAAGAAGACATGGGATCTTGATCGGGAGGTAGGAATTATTAAGAAGCAGAAAGAAGCTAGCTGGCATGTTAGGATGTTAACTCAAGAAATTCGAAAATCTCTTGATCGGCACACGATATTGTACTCAACTTTGGTTGAGCTGTCAAAGACATTGGATTTGCAGAATTGTGCTATTTGGATGCCAGATGCAGGTAGAACGGAAGTTAATCTTACACATGAATTGAAAGGAGGAAACTTTTCAATTATGGGAAACTCGCCTGTCCCAACCAGTGATCCAGATGTGAGAAAGATCAAGGGAAGCGATGGAGTGAAAATACTGAATCCTATGTCGGTTCTTGCTGTGGCAAGCAGTGGAGGAACTGATGAGCCTGGTGCTGTGGCTGCAATTCGAATGCCGATGCTTAAGGTTTCCAATTTCAAAGGTGGCACCCCAGAGATGATTCCGGCATGCTATGCAATTCTTGTTTTGGTTCTTCCTGATGAGCAGGGTCGGTCTTGGAGCAATGAGGAACTTGAGATAGTCGAGGTTGTAGCTGACCAGGTTGCTGTTGCTCTTTCTCATGCTTCACTTCTCGAAGAATCTCAACTTATGAGAGACAAATTAGTGGACCAAAATCGTGCACTACAACAAGCGAAACAAGATGCATTAATGGCAAGTCAAGCCCGAAATTCATTTCAAATGGTTATGAGTAAAGGATTAAGAAGTCCAATGCATTCAATTCTTGGACTTCTTTCCATTTTACAAGACGAAAAACTAAGTACCCAACAACAGCTTCTTGTCAACACCATGGCTAAGACGAGCAATGTTCTCTCAGCCGTAGTAACTGATGTGGTGGATACTTCGGCCAAAGATAATGGAAAATTCCCTTTGCAAATGAGGCCTTTTCCATTGCATTCTATGATAAAAGAAGCTTCTTGCCTCTCCAAATGCCTTAGTGTTTATAGGGGTTACGAATTTGTGATCGAAATCGATAAGTCGTTGCCAAATCATGTATTGGGCGACGAGCGTCGAGTATTTCAGGTCGTTTTGCATATGGTTCGGAGTCTGTTGAAGGGAAGTAAACGAGGAGGTTCGCTTATGTTACGGGTATATCCAGTCAGTGGCAGTCAGGGATGGAAGGAGCGAAAAAGAGGCCACGGACGAACTAACTCGTCTGATGGCTATGTTTATATAATGCTTGAAGTTGGAATTCATCATATCAGCTCCCGGTCAGCGGACAACACGCTTCCCATGATTCCACATGGTTACCAGAGATACTATGATGGAGAGGAGGGAGGAATGAGCTTTAGCGCTTGCAGGAAACTAGTTCAG TTGATGCAAGGAGATATCTGGATCATATCAAATCCTGAAGGTTTTGATGAAGGCATGGCTCTTGGCTTACGGTTTCAAGTCCGGTCTTCCGCTGTAACAGGCCTATTAGAACTCGGTGAATCTTCAGATCGAGTCCATTCGAACACCCTTTTTAGAGGATTGAAAATTCTTTTAGCTGATGCGGATGACGTAAATCGAGCAGTCACACGTAAATTGCTGGAGAAATTGGGATGCACGGTTTCTGCTGTTTCATCGGGATACGAATGCCTCAGTGCTCTTGGACCTTCTACATCGTCCTGTCAAATAGTGCTCCTTGATCTTGAGCTACCGGATTTAGATGGCTTTGAAGTTACTATGAGGATTCGTAAATTTCGTAGCCGTAGCTGGCCATTGATCATTGCCTTGACAGCAAGTGACGTTGGACAAATGATGGATAAATGTTGCCAGATTGGGATGAACGGTGTGATTCAAAAACCAGGTTCGTTTCAAGAGATAGCCAACGAGCTTAAGCATATTTTGGTGCAGGCTAATAGAAATTTGTGA
- the LOC140830356 gene encoding uncharacterized protein — translation MEAWKHIKCDVIPSAETDHQSEKLINEDNTGVGRAYECTFCKRGFTNAQALGGHMNIHRKDKAKVKKRKGEEPSNQSIKPVEKYLNSRCFSRVSSGHEGHQVSYKVYLPSSNPSILTQNYQRNIIPVWRPEEQFIDYMKVNLSMRIGLPSLVDEEEGYRDRILEGNEVDLELRLGHDL, via the coding sequence ATGGAAGCCTGGAAACACATCAAGTGCGATGTAATTCCAAGTGCAGAAACTGATCATCAATCGGAGAAATTGATTAATGAAGACAACACCGGCGTTGGAAGAGCGTATGAGTGCACTTTCTGTAAACGGGGCTTCACTAACGCGCAAGCTTTAGGAGGTCACATGAACATACATAGGAAAGACAAAGCCAAAGTcaagaaaagaaaaggagagGAACCCTCAAATCAAAGCATCAAACCGGTCGAAAAATACTTGAATTCGAGGTGTTTTTCTCGCGTTTCATCAGGTCATGAAGGGCACCAGGTGAGTTATAAAGTTTACTTGCCATCATCAAACCCTAGTATTCTAACTCAAAATTATCAAAGAAATATTATTCCTGTTTGGAGGCCAGAAGAGCAATTCATCGATTATATGAAGGTAAACTTAAGTATGAGAATCGGATTGCCCTCACTTGTGGATGAGGAAGAGGGTTATAGAGATAGGATCTTGGAGGGAAATGAAGTGGATTTGGAGCTCCGATTGGGTCACGACCTGTGA